In Citrus sinensis cultivar Valencia sweet orange chromosome 2, DVS_A1.0, whole genome shotgun sequence, a single genomic region encodes these proteins:
- the LOC107174771 gene encoding uncharacterized protein LOC107174771 yields MRKILQQNRPQLIFVCETKLEAVQIHEECKKLGFDECFAVSKKGKSGGIAMMWKSDINVHILSYSRHYIDAEVQSGSGKKWRCTGVYGHPEAHQKQHTWTLLQRLSGLSSKPWLCFSDFNEILRLDEKSGGNDKNIRRVSEFREAVQDSKLADLGYKGYQFTWCNGRDGQHFVEKRLDRFLCNEEWGNHFQEQPCQNLLSVGYDHYPIMMEIKEKSLGGSPVMQFKAAAKSSLAQLKWWSEEEFGGRERKLKTLMKELQKAKQSKRQYEEANGIKQIEKQIHNILLEEEIYWRHGARANWLQAGDKNTKFFHSKATVRKRKNRIWGVENKEGSWTEDGEAVEREFCGYFQQLFTSSKPSQDQMNASLEGLTPKVTTTMNDQLNAPFTAEEISEALFQMCPTKAPGPDGLHAVFFQKHWQHVGKAVTQTCLHILNDQGNLSPLNHTFIALIPKVAKPRKVTEYRPISLCNVVYRIVAKVIANRLKQVLHQIISPYQSAFVPNRIITDNIVIGYECLHKIRHSKWRKNGLAEREKLIHGLKFNKQVMVSHLLFADDSLVFTKASIEDYRNLKAIFDCYAAASGQIFNYEKSSMFCSGKLPAKQITAIKNIFQLKMVSKYEKYLGLPSMIGRKKMSFFNEVKLKVLSKISNWQNKFFSSGGKEVLIKAIAQAVPAYAMSVFKLPLTLCEGIQKAIAKFWWGTNKEKHDIHWARWERMSHAKLRGGLGFKDMSCFNQALVAKQSWRIIQDPESLMARVLKARYFKNDDFFNAKIGSRWRIGSGENVQVYRSNWLLRPTTFRPISPRTLAADTKVAELISPKGEWKRDWIQQHFIKEDAEIISRIPLPRHTAMDELCWHYDKLGKYSVKSGYQLALKEKFPSAPSSSNLEPRQWNAIWKLDLPEKIKIFMWRAVKNLLPTAENLWKRKVVPDPICQRCKRGVETSVHAMVKCKAAKKIRQLSHHAAEETTASHGRNMFDIFLDTTRLLNKKETELHVAYWWATWNARNHFLFKKEKLDALFSVAKAEGVVEAYRKFKRTEQLQLEISNMEKPKQWKPPPENWCKVNVDAAIDHQSQRARLGVVIRNDKGDVVAAAIKPSSFNGDVPYAEDEAIEWGMQVAKRAGITAVILESDCQAATDLANNRKGSKTEVFWVISEINERQKEFQEVRFQHTLRSGNANAHTLAKLAVKGSESVVWLGNIPAQVMCLFSLQ; encoded by the exons ATGAGGAAAATTCTCCAACAAAACAGACCTCAGCTCATTTTTGTGTGCGAAACAAAGTTGGAGGCTGTACAAATCCATGAAGAATGTAAAAAGCTTGGCTTTGATGAGTGTTTTGCAGTAAgtaaaaaagggaaaagcGGAGGCATAGCTATGATGTGGAAGTCGGACATTAATGTGCACATTCTCTCATACAGTAGGCATTACATTGATGCTGAAGTGCAGAGTGGCAGTGGCAAAAAATGGCGATGTACCGGAGTCTACGGACACCCGGAAGCTCATCAAAAGCAGCACACGTGGACTTTATTACAAAGGTTATCAGGTTTGTCCTCCAAACCATGGTTGTGCTTCagtgattttaatgaaattttgagattGGATGAGAAGAGTGGAGGGAATGATAAAAACATTCGAAGGGTTTCTGAGTTCAGAGAAGCTGTTCAAGATAGTAAGTTGGCCGATTTGGGCTATAAAGGGTATCAATTCACGTGGTGTAACGGCAGAGATGGGCAACACTTTGTGGAGAAGAGGCTGGATAGATTCCTATGCAATGAAGAGTGGGGGAACCATTTTCAGGAGCAACCGTGCCAAAACTTACTTAGTGTAGGTTATGATCATTATCCAATAATGATGgagataaaagagaaaagtcTCG GTGGAAGCCCTGTAATGCAATTCAAGGCTGCGGCAAAGTCCTCATTGGCTCAATTAAAATGGTGGAGTGAGGAGGAGTTTGGAGGTCGGGAAAGGAAGTTAAAAACGCTAATGAAAGAGCTCCAGAAGGCAAAGCAAAGCAAGAGGCAATATGAAGAGGCAAATGGCATAAAACAGATTGAAAAGCAAATCCACAATATTTTGttggaagaggaaatttaTTGGAGGCATGGAGCTAGAGCTAATTGGTTGCAAGCGGGTGACAAAAACACTAAATTTTTCCACTCAAAAGCCACAGttagaaagaggaaaaacaGAATTTGGGGGGTGGAGAACAAAGAAGGCAGCTGGACAGAAGATGGAGAAGCTGTAGAAAGAGAGTTTTGTGGTTATTTTCAGCAACTTTTCACATCCTCCAAGCCGAGCCAAGATCAGATGAATGCATCGCTGGAGGGCTTAACACCAAAGGTTACAACAACCATGAATGACCAGCTGAATGCTCCTTTTACAGCAGAGGAAATATCAGAAGCCTTGTTCCAAATGTGCCCCACTAAAGCACCTGGCCCGGACGGATTGCATGCAGTGTTTTTTCAAAAGCATTGGCAGCATGTTGGCAAAGCAGTGACCCAAACCTGCTTGCACATATTGAATGATCAAGGTAACCTCAGCCCCTTAAATCATACATTCATTGCCTTGATTCCGAAAGTTGCCAAACCTAGGAAAGTTACCGAATACAGACCTATTAGTCTATGTAATGTGGTGTATAGAATAGTTGCAAAAGTCATAGCTAATAGGTTGAAGCAAGTTCTCCACCAAATCATTTCCCCTTATCAAAGTGCATTCGTTCCCAATAGAATTATTAcagataatattgttattggGTACGAATGCCTACACAAAATAAGGCACAGTAAATGGAGGAAAAATGGGCTG GCTGAAAGGGAGAAGCTGATTCATGGtctcaaatttaataaacaagTAATGGTCTCACATCTTTTGTTCGCGGATGACAGCCTAGTTTTCACCAAAGCATCCATTGAAGATTATCGAAACTTAAAAGCAATTTTCGATTGCTATGCAGCCGCCTCAGGACAGATTTTCAACTATGAAAAATCTTCAATGTTTTGTAGTGGAAAGCTTCCAGCAAAGCAAATCACAGccatcaaaaatattttccaattGAAGATGGTgtctaaatatgaaaaatatttaggcTTACCATCTAtgattggaagaaaaaagatgaGCTTCTTTAATGAGGTAAAGCTAAAAGTTTTGAGTAAGATCTCAAAttggcaaaacaaatttttttcaagcGGAGGCAAGGAAGTGTTGATAAAGGCGATAGCTCAGGCTGTCCCGGCTTACGCCATGAGCGTATTTAAACTTCCATTGACATTATGTGAAGGAATTCAGAAAGCAATAGCCAAATTCTGGTGGGGAACTAACAAAGAGAAGCACGACATTCATTGGGCTAGATGGGAGAGAATGAGCCATGCTAAGCTTAGAGGCGGTTTGGGGTTCAAAGACATGTCATGTTTCAATCAGGCCTTGGTAGCAAAGCAAAGCTGGAGAATTATTCAAGATCCGGAATCTCTAATGGCAAGAGTTCTCAAAGCAAGATACTTCAAGAACGATGACTTTTTCAACGCCAAGATAG GCTCAAGATGGCGAATCGGTTCTGGGGAAAATGTCCAAGTTTACAGAAGCAATTGGCTGCTGCGGCCAACAACTTTTAGGCCAATATCGCCAAGAACCCTTGCTGCTGATACTAAAGTGGCAGAGCTAATAAGCCCCAAAGGGGAGTGGAAGAGGGATTGGATCCAGCAGCATTTCATTAAAGAAGATGCAGAAATCATTTCAAGGATTCCCCTGCCAAGGCACACAGCAATGGATGAGTTGTGTTGGCACTATGATAAGCTTGGGAAATATTCGGTTAAAAGTGGCTACCAGTTagctttaaaagaaaaatttccaagTGCCCCAAGTAGCTCAAATCTAGAGCCTAGACAATGGAATGCCATATGGAAGCTAGATCTCCCGGAAAAGATAAAGATATTTATGTGGAGGGCTGTTAAAAACTTGCTACCAACAGCTGAAAACTTGTGGAAAAGGAAGGTGGTGCCAGACCCAATATGTCAAAGATGCAAGCGAGGGGTGGAAACTAGTGTTCATGCAATGGTTAAATGCAAAGCAGCAAAGAAGATTAGGCAGCTTTCTCACCACGCAGCTGAGGAGACCACAGCCTCTCATGGGAGGAATATGTTTGATATATTTCTTGATACAACAAGGCTCCTAAACAAAAAAGAGACAGAGCTGCATGTTGCATATTGGTGGGCTACGTGGAACGCGAGAAACCATTTCCTcttcaaaaaggaaaaactggATGCTTTATTTTCAGTTGCCAAAGCTGAAGGTGTAGTAGAAGCCTatagaaaattcaaaaggaCTGAGCAACTACAGTTGGAAATCTCAAACATGGAGAAACCTAAGCAATGGAAACCCCCGCCCGAAAACTGGTGCAAAGTAAATGTGGATGCTGCAATTGACCATCAAAGTCAAAGAGCTAGGTTGGGAGTGGTGATAAGGAATGATAAGGGAGATGTGGTTGCCGCAGCCATTAAGCCCTCAAGTTTCAACGGAGATGTGCCTTATGCAGAAGATGAAGCAATTGAATGGGGAATGCAAGTGGCAAAAAGGGCAGGAATCACTGCAGTCATTTTGGAATCAGATTGTCAAGCAGCCACTGATTTGGCAAACAACAGAAAGGGCAGCAAAACTGAGGTTTTTTGGGTGATATCAGAAATCAATGAGAGACAAAAAGAGTTCCAGGAAGTCAGATTTCAACACACCCTTAGGTCTGGTAATGCAAATGCCCATACCTTAGCTAAGTTAGCTGTAAAAGGTTCAGAATCCGTTGTATGGCTGGGAAATATACCAGCACAAGTCATGTGTTTATTCTCTTTACAGTAA